The following coding sequences lie in one Thalassoglobus polymorphus genomic window:
- a CDS encoding YqjF family protein: MTVVQPSFEQRKQLQRRPDEKPVMFQTWQKLLFLHWRFDPAEIQKLLPPGLTVDTYQDSAWVGVVPFYMRSIRPVWSPVVPYVSNFLELNVRTYAYDENGLPGVWFLSLDANRWLAARFGITFFRLPYFWGKLTATEDSANWIKYSCRRYNDSKKQTHYFRYRGTGAASAAVEGTLDFFLVERYILFTELKMGQLASGQVHHTPYQIQTAELSEYSEEILGLHPLELPGRKPDHAVYSEGVEVEVFGLNHV; the protein is encoded by the coding sequence ATGACCGTCGTACAACCGAGCTTTGAACAACGCAAGCAGTTGCAACGAAGACCAGATGAGAAGCCGGTCATGTTTCAGACGTGGCAGAAGTTGCTCTTTCTTCATTGGCGTTTTGATCCCGCCGAAATACAGAAGTTGCTTCCTCCCGGCTTAACGGTTGATACGTATCAGGACTCTGCCTGGGTCGGTGTTGTTCCATTTTATATGAGAAGCATTCGACCTGTTTGGTCTCCAGTTGTTCCTTATGTTTCGAACTTTCTGGAGCTGAACGTTCGAACTTATGCATACGATGAAAACGGTCTCCCCGGCGTTTGGTTTCTTTCACTCGATGCGAACCGTTGGCTCGCTGCCCGATTCGGGATAACTTTCTTCAGACTTCCTTACTTCTGGGGAAAGCTGACCGCCACAGAAGATTCGGCGAACTGGATTAAATACTCCTGCCGCCGCTATAATGATTCGAAAAAGCAAACTCATTATTTTCGATATCGGGGAACCGGGGCAGCCTCGGCAGCTGTCGAGGGAACTCTCGATTTCTTTCTCGTCGAGCGATACATCCTGTTCACTGAGCTCAAGATGGGGCAACTCGCAAGCGGGCAGGTTCATCACACGCCGTATCAAATCCAAACGGCTGAACTTTCGGAATACAGCGAGGAGATTCTTGGACTCCACCCGTTAGAGCTTCCTGGCCGCAAGCCAGACCATGCTGTCTATTCTGAAGGGGTAGAAGTAGAGGTTTTTGGATTGAATCACGTTTGA
- a CDS encoding alpha-amylase/4-alpha-glucanotransferase domain-containing protein, whose amino-acid sequence MSPSLRLIFAVHNHQPVGNFDGVFEQACREAYEPFLDVMGEFPDIPVTMHISGSLLEWLQVNRTEYLDRIKEFVRLGQLEILGGPYFEPILASIPSRDRVGQIQAYVQHLEQFFDTTVRGMWVPERVWEPSFTSDIVDAGVEYTILDDSHFRWAGFSDDKLHGHYLTENEGRLLSVFPDDETLRYTIPWSDPEDTIDYLKNLAERFPGTIASFGDDGEKFGSWPGTHSHVYGEKDWLRRFFSTLQENSEWLQVVTMGQAVDSVAPLGKVYLPNASYREMTEWALPTEQQPIYQEALKSLQEGENWEQTKPFFRAGLWRNFLVKYPESNEMYCRSLEVSDRLEKLSAELKDSDSLATLQAARMELYRGQCNCPYWHGAFGGLYLPHLRNAIYKHLIAADSLVETLQGRSGRWVDVSVQDYNLDGRKEIRLAGDRFIAYFAPARGGHLYEFDVRETKTNLLSTLNRRPEPYHQTIIDSAGIHDEVDDIDFNTHDGHRFKQADLDKQIAYDRWPRKSLVDHFLRPGTTFEEFQHGNGEIGDFLLGVYETRTRKSAKRVEVVMSRKGRIGEHVAELRKTIGLDTNNSSQIEIQYELSGLPVGEEIHFAVEFNFAGMAAGQPDRYFYDSRGQQVGPLESILELPSGDRIGLADEWLGIDVGLEFSHPAEIWTFPIQTVSQSEGGFELVHQSSTVVPFWKFIVDSSQSWSATLLLNVDTSAAYARSLSTLSIH is encoded by the coding sequence ATGTCTCCTTCGTTACGGCTCATCTTCGCTGTCCATAATCATCAGCCGGTCGGCAATTTTGATGGTGTCTTTGAACAAGCGTGCCGGGAAGCCTACGAGCCGTTCTTGGATGTCATGGGCGAATTTCCTGACATCCCGGTAACAATGCACATTTCGGGAAGCCTGCTCGAATGGCTGCAGGTCAATCGAACTGAATATCTGGATCGGATCAAAGAGTTTGTCCGTCTGGGACAGTTGGAAATCCTAGGTGGTCCGTACTTCGAGCCGATTCTGGCATCCATTCCCAGCCGAGACCGCGTTGGACAAATACAAGCCTACGTTCAGCACCTTGAACAGTTCTTCGATACGACCGTTCGCGGAATGTGGGTTCCAGAGCGAGTCTGGGAGCCATCCTTTACCAGCGACATTGTTGACGCAGGAGTCGAGTACACGATCCTTGACGATTCACACTTTCGCTGGGCAGGGTTTTCAGATGATAAGCTGCACGGGCACTACTTAACCGAGAACGAAGGCCGCTTACTGAGCGTGTTTCCCGACGACGAAACATTGCGATACACCATCCCATGGTCAGACCCTGAAGATACTATTGATTATCTAAAAAATCTGGCTGAGCGATTTCCCGGAACGATCGCTTCCTTTGGGGATGATGGAGAAAAGTTCGGTTCCTGGCCGGGGACGCACTCTCACGTTTATGGTGAGAAGGATTGGCTGCGACGTTTCTTTTCCACTCTTCAGGAAAACTCAGAGTGGCTGCAAGTTGTCACGATGGGACAAGCCGTTGACTCCGTTGCACCTCTGGGAAAAGTCTATCTTCCAAACGCCAGTTATCGGGAAATGACAGAATGGGCATTGCCGACTGAGCAACAGCCGATCTATCAGGAGGCCTTAAAGTCTCTGCAAGAGGGAGAGAACTGGGAACAGACGAAACCTTTTTTCCGAGCGGGGCTTTGGCGAAACTTTCTTGTGAAGTACCCGGAAAGTAATGAGATGTATTGCCGGTCGCTGGAAGTCAGCGACCGTTTGGAGAAACTTTCTGCTGAGCTGAAAGATTCCGATTCACTCGCGACTCTGCAAGCTGCCCGCATGGAATTGTATCGCGGTCAGTGCAATTGTCCGTATTGGCATGGTGCGTTTGGAGGGTTGTATTTGCCGCACTTGCGAAACGCGATCTATAAACATTTGATCGCGGCAGACTCTCTGGTTGAAACGCTTCAAGGTCGAAGTGGCCGCTGGGTAGATGTCTCTGTTCAGGATTATAATCTCGATGGACGCAAAGAAATCCGCTTGGCTGGTGATCGTTTCATTGCCTATTTCGCTCCTGCCCGGGGAGGGCATCTTTACGAGTTCGATGTTCGTGAGACGAAAACAAATCTGCTGAGCACCTTGAACCGGCGTCCTGAACCGTATCATCAAACGATTATTGACTCAGCCGGCATCCATGATGAAGTCGACGATATTGATTTCAACACACACGATGGTCACCGATTCAAACAGGCGGATCTTGATAAACAAATCGCCTATGACCGCTGGCCGAGAAAAAGTCTGGTCGATCACTTCCTGCGTCCGGGGACGACATTTGAAGAATTCCAACACGGAAACGGAGAAATTGGCGACTTCCTTTTAGGAGTTTATGAGACCCGCACGCGCAAGTCTGCAAAACGTGTTGAGGTCGTCATGTCCCGCAAGGGACGGATTGGAGAGCATGTTGCAGAACTGCGAAAGACAATTGGTCTCGATACGAACAATTCGAGTCAAATTGAAATTCAATATGAACTGTCTGGATTACCTGTTGGAGAGGAGATTCACTTTGCTGTGGAGTTCAACTTTGCAGGGATGGCTGCCGGACAGCCGGACCGATATTTCTACGATTCACGTGGGCAACAGGTAGGCCCGCTGGAGTCGATACTGGAACTCCCTTCCGGCGATCGCATTGGATTGGCAGACGAGTGGCTGGGAATTGATGTCGGTCTTGAATTTTCGCACCCTGCCGAAATCTGGACTTTTCCGATTCAGACCGTCAGCCAAAGCGAAGGTGGCTTCGAACTTGTCCATCAGAGTAGCACGGTCGTCCCTTTCTGGAAATTTATCGTCGACAGCTCGCAATCATGGTCAGCTACGCTTCTGCTGAACGTTGACACGTCCGCTGCCTATGCCCGTTCCTTATCGACCCTGTCGATACACTAG
- a CDS encoding carboxy terminal-processing peptidase gives MSLLNLSRIRRFTAAGMLVLGLTTFFAQRLSSADAADGETAVLVSKIIPQFHLSRRSIDDEVSGALLDSFIKDLDPQKLYFLDSDIQEFQKYRTQLDDELKEGNVAFAYKLFEVYKERLTRQMGVANEWVEKEHDFTIDEELETDPKKVTWAKSTEELDDRWRRRVKHDLLLFKLNAEEAAKDPEAEKDEADDIDPRVRLHKRYRNTLLTVNQYGTGEQLEMYLTALASVFDPHSSYMSPQSWEDFEIQMRLSLDGIGAALRGDDGYTVVASIVPGGAASDDGRLKVKDKIIGVGQAEGEIVDIYEMKLSEVVRMIRGPRGTIVRLQVKSDKDGKIKIIQLTRKKIELKESEVKGEIIEAADRVGRPGRVGVISLPSFYRDFAGASGGAANFKSAGADVAKVLGQFAREQVDVVIIDLRNNGGGALTEAVEISGQFIDRGPVVQVKEPSGYVRILNDEESGVMYNGPLVVICNRLSASASEIFAGVIKDYRRGIIIGDTTTHGKGTVQNLMDVSPRQPFRLITPSDRGKLKLTIQQFYRVQGDSTQNRGVRSDIVLPSLIDHWDLGESFLDNALPFDKIRSAKYSQVSSVNPQVVSALQKNSETRVSQDKDFQRIERAVSRYLERKTRTKISLNAETVRKEREEDEKANKEDKIDEEEEEKDPDAEDPIFPENFYNNEAINIALDYVAALKGNLTVSN, from the coding sequence ATGTCTTTACTGAATCTCTCGCGGATCAGACGCTTCACCGCTGCCGGAATGTTAGTTCTTGGACTGACCACTTTTTTTGCTCAAAGGCTTTCGTCCGCTGACGCAGCTGATGGGGAAACGGCGGTTCTAGTTTCTAAAATCATCCCACAGTTTCACCTTTCTCGACGATCAATCGATGATGAAGTTTCGGGAGCATTACTCGATAGCTTTATCAAAGACCTCGACCCACAGAAGCTCTACTTCCTGGATTCAGATATTCAGGAATTCCAGAAATACCGAACTCAACTCGATGATGAACTCAAAGAGGGAAATGTCGCGTTTGCGTACAAATTGTTCGAGGTCTACAAAGAGCGTCTGACTCGTCAAATGGGTGTCGCCAATGAGTGGGTTGAGAAAGAGCATGATTTCACAATCGACGAGGAATTAGAAACCGACCCGAAAAAGGTGACCTGGGCGAAATCGACAGAAGAGCTCGATGACCGTTGGCGCCGTCGTGTCAAACATGACCTCCTTCTGTTTAAGTTGAACGCAGAAGAGGCTGCCAAAGATCCAGAGGCAGAGAAAGACGAAGCAGACGATATCGATCCGAGAGTACGCCTCCACAAACGGTATCGAAATACGCTACTGACTGTGAACCAATACGGAACCGGCGAACAATTGGAAATGTATTTAACCGCATTGGCCAGCGTGTTTGATCCACACTCGTCGTATATGTCTCCGCAAAGTTGGGAAGACTTCGAGATTCAAATGCGTCTGAGCCTCGATGGTATCGGAGCCGCTCTGCGAGGAGACGACGGCTACACGGTTGTGGCTTCCATTGTCCCCGGTGGTGCTGCTTCCGATGATGGTCGGTTGAAAGTGAAAGACAAAATCATCGGTGTCGGGCAAGCGGAAGGCGAAATTGTAGACATCTACGAGATGAAACTCAGTGAAGTCGTTCGCATGATCCGCGGACCTCGCGGAACGATTGTTCGCTTGCAGGTGAAGTCGGATAAAGATGGCAAAATCAAAATCATCCAACTGACTCGCAAGAAAATTGAACTCAAAGAATCAGAAGTCAAAGGCGAAATCATCGAGGCAGCTGACCGTGTCGGTCGCCCCGGTCGAGTTGGTGTCATCAGCCTGCCATCCTTCTACCGTGATTTCGCAGGAGCCTCAGGTGGAGCTGCGAACTTTAAGAGTGCAGGAGCTGACGTTGCGAAAGTCCTCGGACAATTCGCCCGTGAGCAAGTCGATGTTGTGATTATTGACTTGCGAAACAATGGTGGTGGAGCACTGACCGAAGCTGTTGAAATTTCTGGTCAATTTATTGATCGTGGACCCGTTGTCCAAGTGAAAGAGCCGAGTGGATACGTTCGCATTCTGAATGATGAAGAATCGGGCGTGATGTACAACGGACCTCTCGTGGTCATTTGTAATCGTCTCTCTGCTTCGGCCTCTGAAATTTTCGCTGGTGTGATCAAAGATTACCGTCGCGGGATCATCATCGGTGATACCACCACTCACGGAAAAGGGACTGTTCAGAATCTCATGGACGTCTCTCCACGTCAGCCATTCCGGCTCATTACACCAAGTGATCGTGGAAAACTGAAACTGACGATCCAACAGTTCTACCGAGTCCAAGGTGATAGTACACAAAACCGAGGAGTTCGCTCGGACATCGTTTTGCCTTCGCTCATTGATCATTGGGACTTGGGAGAATCATTCCTCGACAATGCTTTACCTTTCGATAAAATTCGTTCGGCAAAGTACTCACAAGTTTCAAGCGTCAATCCTCAAGTGGTTTCAGCGTTGCAAAAGAACAGTGAAACACGAGTGAGTCAGGACAAAGACTTCCAACGAATTGAACGAGCCGTTTCCCGCTACCTGGAACGCAAGACTCGTACGAAAATTTCTCTGAACGCCGAGACTGTTCGAAAAGAGCGAGAGGAAGACGAGAAAGCCAACAAAGAGGACAAGATTGACGAAGAGGAAGAAGAAAAAGATCCCGATGCAGAAGATCCAATCTTCCCTGAAAACTTCTACAACAATGAAGCAATCAATATCGCCCTTGACTATGTTGCAGCTCTGAAAGGAAATTTGACGGTCTCAAATTAG
- a CDS encoding GTPase, with the protein MVSIRSIILGILYISPVFVYVGFGGYALWQTGLFRWTWWIIPGCWFIAFLTAKLWPAKPPRSLPNETPKHWTQKDEQALRIVEEYQNQVDECTPEELTDLQFYLHQSQDLARSLGKYYHPKGKELYSSLTVVEVLAAIRLAVEDLEIWFHESVPGSHLITIQQWKYLGKAPKWAKRVSEVGWMASLLLNPLNIAKYLSSKATLQPIAEELRTEFLAAVYLRFTRQVGFYLIEMNSGRLRRGADRYRATFGAHTVESLANPSTIPPDSVIVAVVGQVKAGKSSVINALIGKQEAVVDILPSTKTVSRYRLPIPDTNESLTFLDTPGYADAGLSRSEFKELEQAIQEADVILLVSDAHSPGKAADVELLETIQNHAKTRPELKIPPVVLCLTHIDLLSPMMEWTPPYDWDNPSRPKEESIHAAVNSAQELFGTSVRETVAVCSDVARNRAFHIEGLLAALLTQLDAGKSVALLKAYEKNLDQDRLSVLFDQLKASGKTIVQMWGEERLKLPKPSV; encoded by the coding sequence ATGGTCTCAATACGCTCAATTATCCTCGGAATTCTCTACATCTCACCCGTGTTTGTCTATGTCGGCTTCGGGGGCTATGCACTCTGGCAAACGGGTCTGTTTCGTTGGACGTGGTGGATTATTCCTGGCTGTTGGTTCATTGCATTTCTGACAGCAAAACTGTGGCCTGCCAAGCCTCCCAGATCGCTTCCGAATGAGACTCCAAAGCACTGGACACAAAAGGACGAACAAGCACTGCGTATTGTCGAAGAGTATCAAAATCAGGTTGACGAGTGCACTCCTGAAGAGTTGACGGACCTTCAGTTTTACCTTCACCAATCTCAAGACCTGGCACGGTCACTCGGGAAATATTATCACCCAAAAGGGAAAGAGCTCTACTCGTCACTCACTGTCGTCGAAGTTCTCGCTGCTATTCGACTGGCAGTTGAAGACTTGGAAATCTGGTTTCATGAATCGGTCCCCGGCAGCCACTTGATTACGATTCAACAATGGAAGTACCTCGGGAAAGCTCCGAAATGGGCGAAGCGTGTCAGCGAGGTGGGCTGGATGGCAAGCCTGCTTTTGAATCCGCTGAACATCGCAAAATACCTTTCATCAAAAGCCACCTTGCAGCCAATCGCGGAAGAACTACGGACCGAATTTCTGGCTGCTGTCTACTTGAGGTTCACTCGTCAGGTCGGTTTTTATCTCATCGAAATGAATAGCGGGAGATTGCGTCGCGGGGCAGATCGTTATCGAGCGACATTTGGGGCACACACTGTTGAGTCACTCGCAAACCCATCTACAATTCCGCCTGATTCGGTGATTGTCGCTGTCGTCGGGCAGGTCAAGGCAGGTAAGTCGAGCGTGATCAATGCACTCATCGGTAAACAGGAGGCCGTGGTTGACATCCTTCCGAGCACGAAAACTGTCAGCCGCTACCGTCTGCCGATTCCTGACACCAACGAATCGCTGACCTTTCTCGATACGCCGGGCTATGCTGATGCAGGGCTTTCGAGGTCAGAGTTCAAAGAACTGGAACAGGCCATTCAGGAGGCTGATGTCATCCTGCTGGTTTCGGATGCCCACTCCCCCGGGAAAGCTGCTGATGTCGAACTGCTCGAGACGATCCAGAATCATGCGAAAACTCGCCCTGAACTCAAGATCCCCCCTGTCGTCTTATGCTTAACACACATTGATTTACTGAGTCCGATGATGGAATGGACCCCGCCTTATGACTGGGACAACCCGAGTCGTCCGAAGGAAGAAAGTATTCATGCAGCGGTTAATTCTGCTCAGGAACTTTTCGGGACTTCCGTCAGAGAAACAGTCGCCGTTTGTTCGGACGTCGCACGTAATCGGGCGTTTCATATCGAAGGGTTGCTGGCGGCACTGTTGACCCAACTTGACGCAGGAAAGTCAGTCGCATTACTAAAGGCATATGAAAAAAATCTGGATCAAGATCGCCTTTCCGTCTTGTTCGATCAGCTCAAGGCATCGGGCAAAACTATTGTTCAAATGTGGGGCGAGGAACGCTTAAAGCTTCCCAAGCCGTCAGTTTGA
- the msrA gene encoding peptide-methionine (S)-S-oxide reductase MsrA: MAVEIATFGSGCFWCSEAVYQTEESVLKVTSGYTGGNVPNPTYDQICTGNTGHAEVVRLEFDATKITYEKLVKLFFQSHDPTTLNRQGNDVGTQYRSVIYYHSPEQKQIAEQVKAELEASGKYSSPIVTDIEPAPEFYPAEDYHQDFYLRNKRHPYCANIITPKLEKLTEAPK, encoded by the coding sequence ATGGCTGTTGAGATTGCGACGTTTGGTTCGGGATGCTTCTGGTGTTCCGAGGCTGTTTATCAGACTGAAGAGAGCGTGCTGAAAGTGACTTCCGGTTACACGGGCGGGAATGTTCCGAATCCGACGTATGATCAAATCTGCACTGGAAACACCGGACACGCAGAGGTCGTTCGTCTTGAGTTCGATGCGACAAAGATCACTTACGAAAAGCTCGTGAAACTCTTTTTCCAATCGCATGACCCAACAACACTCAATCGTCAGGGAAACGATGTTGGAACCCAATATCGCTCGGTGATCTACTATCACTCTCCTGAGCAAAAGCAGATCGCAGAGCAGGTCAAAGCAGAGCTTGAGGCATCCGGGAAGTATTCAAGTCCCATTGTCACGGACATCGAACCGGCTCCAGAATTCTACCCAGCCGAGGATTACCATCAGGACTTCTATTTACGAAATAAACGTCATCCGTACTGCGCGAACATCATTACTCCCAAGTTGGAAAAGTTGACAGAGGCACCGAAGTGA
- a CDS encoding carbamoyltransferase family protein: MTAILGISAFYHDSAAALIVDGNIVAAAQEERFTRKKHDASFPEKAIEYCLTEAGISVDELDYVGFYDKPLLKFDRLLQTYLAFAPRGFWSFAHTIPQWLQQKTHLRRELRKGLGGKYRKRFVFSEHHESHAASAFFPSPFDSAAILTIDGVGEWSTVTFGTGNGNRIELTHELRFPHSLGLLYTAMTYYCGFEVNGGEYKLMGLAPYGEPVYADLIRSTLLDMKSDGSFRMNMDYFAYCHGLTMTSKKFHRLFGGPPRRPESELTQREMNLAASIQVVTEELILCMVEHVSQVTGMQNLCLAGGVALNCVANGRIQREGPFENIWIQPAAGDAGGALGTALLIWHQLLKNPREAPTISTQETSAFGPGPQQEEVVQFLEQEQAVYEIEENEDELCRRVAALIADGKVVGWMQGRMEYGPRALGNRSILGDPRNPEMQKRINLKVKFRESFRPFAPAVRQENVHEYFEMEPGQSSPYMLIVTNVQQSKRIDVNSTATGLEKLEQVRSVIPAVTHVDHSARIQTVSAEQNRLFHKLLTEFHQQTNCPVLVNTSFNLRDEPIVCTPQDAYRCFLLTGMDILVIGNVILFREQQRHAEIL, from the coding sequence ATGACAGCAATTCTTGGTATTTCCGCATTCTATCATGATTCTGCGGCTGCGCTGATCGTCGATGGAAACATTGTCGCCGCTGCACAAGAGGAACGGTTCACCAGGAAAAAACACGACGCCAGCTTTCCTGAAAAGGCGATTGAATACTGTCTCACCGAAGCCGGGATCTCTGTTGACGAGCTGGATTATGTTGGCTTTTATGACAAGCCGTTGTTGAAGTTCGATCGGTTGCTGCAAACGTATCTGGCGTTTGCTCCGCGAGGATTCTGGTCCTTTGCACATACAATTCCTCAATGGCTTCAACAGAAAACACATTTGCGCCGTGAACTGCGTAAAGGACTCGGTGGAAAGTATCGCAAGAGGTTCGTGTTCTCGGAGCACCATGAATCCCATGCCGCGAGTGCGTTCTTTCCCTCACCGTTTGACTCCGCAGCTATTCTCACAATTGATGGTGTTGGCGAGTGGTCGACAGTCACGTTTGGGACCGGAAACGGGAATCGAATTGAACTGACTCATGAACTCCGTTTCCCACATTCGTTGGGTCTGCTTTACACCGCAATGACTTATTACTGTGGTTTCGAAGTGAATGGGGGAGAGTACAAATTGATGGGCTTGGCCCCATATGGAGAACCGGTCTACGCCGATTTGATTCGCTCGACTTTGCTCGACATGAAATCTGACGGCTCTTTCCGCATGAACATGGATTACTTCGCATACTGTCACGGACTAACAATGACGTCGAAGAAGTTTCATCGTCTTTTTGGCGGACCTCCGCGTCGACCGGAGTCAGAATTGACTCAGCGAGAAATGAATCTCGCAGCTTCTATTCAGGTCGTCACCGAAGAGTTGATCCTGTGCATGGTGGAGCATGTCTCTCAAGTCACCGGAATGCAGAACCTTTGTCTCGCGGGAGGAGTGGCACTGAACTGCGTAGCGAATGGCCGAATTCAGCGCGAAGGTCCGTTCGAAAACATCTGGATTCAGCCCGCAGCAGGCGATGCCGGAGGAGCGTTGGGGACCGCACTTTTGATCTGGCACCAGTTACTGAAAAATCCGAGAGAAGCTCCGACAATTTCAACTCAAGAAACATCAGCATTTGGCCCGGGGCCTCAGCAAGAGGAGGTCGTCCAATTTCTTGAACAGGAGCAGGCTGTTTACGAAATCGAAGAGAATGAAGACGAACTTTGCAGGCGGGTCGCAGCATTGATCGCTGACGGAAAAGTCGTTGGGTGGATGCAGGGACGAATGGAATACGGCCCCAGGGCCTTGGGGAATCGCAGTATTCTTGGTGACCCACGGAACCCGGAGATGCAAAAGCGAATAAACCTCAAAGTCAAATTTCGAGAATCATTTCGACCGTTCGCTCCAGCTGTTCGTCAGGAGAATGTGCATGAATACTTCGAAATGGAGCCGGGCCAATCAAGCCCGTACATGCTCATCGTCACGAATGTTCAACAGTCCAAACGCATCGATGTCAACTCCACTGCGACAGGACTGGAGAAGTTGGAGCAAGTCCGTTCGGTCATTCCAGCTGTGACGCACGTCGACCACTCCGCGCGCATCCAAACAGTCTCTGCCGAACAGAATCGGCTGTTCCATAAACTCCTCACAGAGTTTCATCAGCAAACGAATTGCCCAGTTCTTGTGAACACCAGCTTCAATTTGCGAGATGAACCAATCGTTTGTACCCCACAAGACGCCTATCGTTGTTTTCTGTTGACGGGCATGGATATTCTTGTGATAGGAAACGTCATCTTATTCAGGGAACAGCAACGCCATGCAGAAATTCTCTGA
- a CDS encoding SxtJ family membrane protein: protein MQKFSESLQATESRLRAFACVQFLFFVVAAFVLGQWGISKEPLIVICVGSLVVACLGMIAPHVIRPIYRLWMLVVFPIGFLISHLLLAIVYYFVMTPIGLWRVRSTGDPLQRELTPDASTYWEKRKPTPAPETYFRQF, encoded by the coding sequence ATGCAGAAATTCTCTGAGAGTCTCCAAGCAACTGAATCGCGGTTGCGGGCTTTTGCTTGTGTGCAATTTCTTTTTTTCGTCGTTGCCGCTTTTGTACTCGGTCAGTGGGGAATTTCAAAGGAACCATTGATTGTGATCTGCGTCGGCTCGCTCGTTGTGGCGTGCCTCGGAATGATCGCACCGCATGTGATTCGACCAATCTACCGACTCTGGATGCTTGTCGTCTTTCCGATCGGGTTCCTGATCTCGCACCTGTTGCTGGCTATTGTTTACTATTTCGTGATGACGCCAATCGGGTTATGGAGAGTCCGTTCAACAGGAGATCCGTTACAGCGAGAGCTGACTCCGGACGCATCGACATACTGGGAAAAACGCAAACCCACACCCGCACCAGAAACGTACTTCCGGCAGTTTTAA
- a CDS encoding DUF5989 family protein: protein MSELKTTPQSDDQASAAGNEPKSFEEAAEEKELGFIEEFVLFLRENKAWWLVPILLSLALICLAAYFSTSVLAPFVYPFF from the coding sequence ATGTCTGAATTGAAAACAACACCGCAGAGCGATGACCAAGCGAGTGCAGCCGGAAATGAGCCGAAATCGTTCGAGGAGGCTGCCGAAGAAAAGGAGCTCGGATTTATCGAGGAGTTTGTCCTGTTTCTTCGTGAGAACAAAGCGTGGTGGCTCGTGCCGATTTTGCTCTCGCTGGCTCTCATTTGCCTCGCTGCCTACTTCAGCACATCAGTCCTGGCCCCATTTGTCTACCCGTTCTTTTAG
- a CDS encoding sugar phosphate isomerase/epimerase family protein, translating into MSHASPKLHNAMWPGLVGKEDGTENPPISLDRMLELTAGAEVNGVKFDGIDYFLFLPHTDPEASDDELRAIADKIASHGFSVGSLVAPVWPGTVGDSSMGDAESQKKFLTAVEKACRIARIFNEHGVRNYGVIRIDSAEFGVEKWKENPTENTKKIAATFKEAAKIAADHGERLAAEGEICWAGMHSWRDMLNLLEEVGMPETLGFQADLAHTYLYLMGYNAPEHALVKEGDSEEKFYAAYKQMTDALRPWTIDFHVAQNDGTVHGSGSHDKTGKHCPADDPNGKLDIVKCSGYWLEGAQDRGIQHICWDGCMFPNSMLEKQETWNTILAKMIEVRDAHGWD; encoded by the coding sequence ATGTCCCATGCATCCCCCAAGTTACATAACGCCATGTGGCCCGGACTGGTTGGAAAAGAAGATGGAACAGAAAACCCACCGATCTCGCTCGACCGGATGCTGGAACTGACCGCCGGGGCGGAAGTCAACGGAGTGAAGTTTGACGGGATCGATTACTTCCTGTTTCTGCCTCACACGGATCCTGAAGCGTCTGACGATGAACTTAGAGCGATTGCCGACAAAATCGCCAGCCACGGTTTTAGTGTCGGCTCTCTGGTCGCTCCAGTCTGGCCCGGGACTGTTGGCGATTCCTCAATGGGTGATGCTGAATCGCAAAAGAAGTTTTTGACCGCTGTCGAAAAGGCGTGCCGTATCGCGCGTATCTTCAATGAGCATGGTGTTCGAAATTACGGTGTCATCCGTATTGATTCTGCTGAATTCGGTGTTGAAAAGTGGAAAGAGAACCCCACCGAAAACACAAAGAAAATTGCCGCCACCTTCAAAGAGGCTGCCAAGATCGCTGCCGATCATGGTGAACGACTGGCTGCAGAAGGCGAAATTTGCTGGGCAGGAATGCACTCCTGGCGAGATATGCTGAACCTGCTCGAAGAAGTTGGCATGCCCGAAACACTCGGCTTCCAGGCAGATCTGGCTCATACTTACTTATACCTGATGGGCTACAACGCTCCCGAACATGCTCTTGTCAAAGAGGGGGACAGCGAAGAAAAATTCTACGCAGCTTACAAACAAATGACAGATGCCCTACGGCCTTGGACAATCGATTTCCATGTCGCACAAAACGATGGAACAGTCCATGGATCAGGAAGCCACGACAAAACTGGAAAACACTGTCCCGCCGATGATCCAAATGGCAAACTGGATATCGTAAAGTGCTCCGGATACTGGCTGGAAGGGGCTCAGGACCGTGGCATTCAGCACATCTGCTGGGACGGTTGCATGTTCCCGAACTCAATGCTCGAAAAGCAGGAAACGTGGAACACAATCCTCGCCAAGATGATCGAAGTCCGCGACGCCCATGGCTGGGATTAA